From a single Lineus longissimus chromosome 16, tnLinLong1.2, whole genome shotgun sequence genomic region:
- the LOC135500358 gene encoding acyl-CoA-binding protein-like, translated as MSEAFLTAAEQVKNLASSPTDDEKLEIYAFYKQVTVGDCNTARPGMLDFTGKAKWDKWDSKKGTSKEDAEKAYIAKVEELKTKYGMK; from the exons ATGTCTGAG GCCTTCCTAACTGCAGCCGAACAAGTGAAGAATCTTGCGTCCAGCCCAACAGATGATGAAAAGTTAGAAATTTATGCCTTTTATAAGCAAGTCACAGTTGGAGATTGCAACACAG CCCGGCCTGGTATGTTAGATTTCACGGGGAAAGCAAAATGGGATAAATGGGACAGCAAAAAGG GAACTTCCAAAGAGGATGCTGAAAAGGCATATATCGCCAAAGTAGAAGAATTAAAGAcaaaatatggaatgaaataa